In Calothrix sp. PCC 7507, one DNA window encodes the following:
- a CDS encoding cation:proton antiporter, whose amino-acid sequence MIQNLPLMFLPLLAAQKAAGDGLIKPLGHHELLLVLIQLSLLLLVARGLGELMRRINLPPVVGELLAGVLLGPSLFGLLLPDLQADIFPKSQEQSNLLSVISWLGVLFLLIVTGLETDLKLILRKGKTALLISLGGIIVPFITGFGLGWLLPDNFLAEPEKRLVFSLFIATAMSISAVPVIAKVLMDLNLIRRDIGQVTLAAGMTDDTIGWILLSVVSGLASSGKFDFGTIFHSVSAAILFLAISFTIGRTIVDQIFRWVDDYIGGVAASISVVLILSLAAAALTHALGLEAALGAFVLGILAGQSRRFSNEAGHMLEVFTAGFLAPIFFASAGLKVNLLTLLVPQTFIFGLIVLTVACVGKFTGAYIGSRVGGLSHWEGLAMGSGMNARGAMEIVVATIGLSLGVLNPQMYSIIVMVAIVTSLMAPPFLRYTLSKVVMSEEEAQRLEQEEQDSRSFIKQIHRVLLPTSGGPNIQLAAQLVGYMAHQNSIEVTALYAQNKKQAQIKDTTAEQALDLVTEEMQLPADTTLQTKTESGRSKAEVILNEANKSYDLIVLGASEPMRPQKALFNLLVDRVVQDAPCATMVVKSHLPQPEGEICKIAQQKLKNILVPTVGSEYNKNAVEVASTIAAQTGALVMIVNVINLPQVEYILYEQRSLIPVKEIAHNLLEQQAIIGRSLGADVKTYILQGSSPDREILKFAQTNEVDLIILGSQIRMVTGRVFFGHRVDAILSKAHCPVAVITVP is encoded by the coding sequence ATGATACAAAACCTGCCCTTGATGTTCTTGCCTCTACTGGCTGCACAGAAAGCAGCAGGTGACGGTTTAATTAAGCCTCTTGGTCATCATGAGCTATTGTTGGTACTGATACAACTGTCGCTGCTGCTGTTGGTAGCGCGGGGACTGGGCGAACTCATGCGCCGAATTAACCTCCCACCTGTTGTTGGGGAATTACTTGCAGGTGTGCTGCTTGGCCCTTCGCTGTTTGGTTTATTGCTACCTGATTTACAAGCAGACATCTTTCCCAAAAGCCAAGAACAGTCTAATTTACTTTCGGTAATTTCTTGGTTAGGGGTGTTATTTTTGCTAATTGTGACTGGGCTAGAAACGGATCTAAAACTGATTCTCCGTAAGGGGAAAACCGCTCTACTGATTTCACTGGGCGGAATTATTGTTCCCTTTATTACAGGATTTGGCCTAGGCTGGTTATTGCCAGATAATTTTTTAGCCGAGCCAGAAAAGCGCCTGGTATTCAGTTTGTTCATCGCTACAGCCATGAGCATTTCCGCAGTACCAGTGATTGCTAAGGTGCTGATGGACTTGAATTTGATTCGCCGTGACATTGGTCAAGTTACCCTAGCAGCTGGGATGACTGACGACACCATCGGCTGGATTTTGCTGTCTGTGGTTTCAGGTTTAGCTAGCAGCGGTAAATTTGATTTTGGGACAATTTTTCACTCAGTGAGTGCGGCGATATTGTTTCTAGCTATTTCCTTTACCATTGGACGTACCATCGTAGACCAGATTTTCCGGTGGGTTGACGACTATATTGGCGGTGTCGCTGCGAGTATTTCGGTGGTGCTGATTCTGTCGCTTGCAGCCGCAGCCCTCACCCACGCCTTGGGTTTGGAAGCAGCATTAGGTGCTTTCGTGTTGGGGATTTTGGCTGGACAATCCCGCCGCTTTAGCAATGAAGCGGGACACATGCTAGAAGTTTTTACAGCAGGGTTTCTCGCACCAATTTTCTTTGCTAGTGCTGGCTTGAAAGTTAACTTGCTGACGTTGTTGGTACCACAGACATTTATATTTGGCTTGATTGTGCTGACTGTCGCCTGTGTGGGTAAATTTACAGGTGCTTATATTGGTTCCCGTGTTGGTGGTTTGAGCCATTGGGAAGGCTTGGCGATGGGTTCGGGGATGAATGCGCGTGGGGCGATGGAAATCGTCGTCGCCACAATTGGTTTATCCTTGGGCGTTCTCAATCCACAAATGTACTCGATTATTGTCATGGTAGCGATCGTCACTTCCCTAATGGCACCTCCTTTTTTGCGCTACACTCTGTCAAAGGTAGTCATGAGTGAGGAAGAGGCTCAACGCCTAGAGCAAGAAGAGCAAGACAGCCGTAGTTTTATCAAGCAAATCCACCGTGTTCTCTTGCCAACTAGTGGGGGACCGAATATCCAACTCGCAGCGCAGCTAGTTGGTTATATGGCTCACCAAAATTCAATAGAAGTCACGGCTTTATATGCCCAGAATAAAAAACAGGCTCAAATTAAAGATACTACCGCCGAGCAAGCTCTCGACTTAGTTACTGAAGAAATGCAACTACCTGCGGATACAACCTTACAAACAAAAACAGAATCTGGACGTAGTAAAGCCGAGGTGATTTTGAATGAAGCGAACAAAAGCTACGACTTAATTGTATTGGGAGCATCTGAACCAATGCGTCCCCAGAAAGCGTTGTTCAATTTGCTGGTGGATAGAGTAGTGCAAGATGCCCCTTGTGCAACTATGGTGGTAAAGTCGCACCTTCCCCAACCCGAAGGCGAAATCTGCAAAATCGCTCAACAAAAGCTGAAAAACATCCTAGTGCCTACGGTGGGGTCAGAATATAACAAAAATGCTGTAGAGGTGGCAAGTACGATCGCAGCTCAAACAGGAGCATTAGTCATGATTGTGAATGTAATTAACTTACCCCAAGTTGAGTACATTCTCTATGAACAGCGATCGCTAATTCCCGTCAAAGAAATTGCCCACAATCTTCTAGAACAGCAAGCAATAATTGGGCGCAGTCTGGGTGCTGATGTCAAAACCTATATTCTTCAAGGTAGTAGTCCAGATAGAGAAATCCTCAAATTTGCCCAAACCAATGAAGTTGACTTAATTATTCTTGGAAGTCAAATCCGCATGGTTACAGGTCGAGTTTTCTTTGGTCACAGAGTCGATGCTATCCTCAGTAAAGCCCATTGTCCAGTGGCTGTAATTACAGTACCCTAG
- a CDS encoding VOC family protein, translated as MTTHTRNAVNSVLAPGNLRKVHHIALNVQNMSASRYFYGTILGLHELTGEEIPATLVELVTAGKVANFITPDGTVLDLFGEPELSPPDPNPEKTFTRAYHLAFDIDPQLFEQAVAVLRDNQIAIAHGPVTRPTGRGVYFYDPDGFMVEIRCDPE; from the coding sequence ATGACAACTCATACGCGCAACGCCGTCAACAGTGTTCTTGCACCAGGTAATCTACGTAAGGTGCATCACATTGCCCTCAACGTTCAAAATATGTCAGCTTCCCGATACTTTTACGGGACTATTTTGGGTTTGCATGAACTCACTGGTGAGGAGATACCTGCAACTTTGGTTGAACTCGTCACAGCTGGGAAAGTAGCTAACTTCATTACTCCTGATGGGACAGTTTTGGACTTATTTGGCGAACCAGAATTATCACCACCAGATCCCAATCCGGAGAAAACTTTCACCAGAGCCTACCACCTAGCTTTTGATATAGATCCCCAGTTATTTGAACAAGCAGTGGCAGTCTTAAGGGATAATCAAATAGCGATCGCACATGGCCCAGTCACTCGTCCCACTGGCAGAGGTGTATACTTCTACGACCCCGACGGCTTTATGGTCGAGATTCGTTGCGATCCAGAATAG
- a CDS encoding class I SAM-dependent methyltransferase: protein MSHCRKSNFLPIIIILLVMLGGLLLDSSGIAKADSSPTTVYEQRIIHSPDGIGKYYMGREIAQVMGHTGAGWLERPSREAEEQPNKIISILKLKPDDVVADIGAGTGYLSFRIAPLLTTGKVLAVDIQPEMLEIIEFFKREKNIANVEPILATMTNPNLPDASVDLALMVDAYHELEYPQEVMQGIVKALKPGGRVVLVEYRGENPFIMIKRLHKMTQKQVRQEMQAVGLVYRETKNLLPQQHLMVFEKRV, encoded by the coding sequence ATGAGTCATTGCCGTAAATCTAATTTTTTACCCATAATAATTATTCTCCTAGTGATGCTGGGAGGTTTACTACTTGATTCGTCTGGTATTGCCAAAGCCGATTCTTCACCTACTACAGTTTACGAACAGCGGATTATCCATAGTCCTGATGGTATTGGTAAATATTATATGGGTCGAGAAATTGCCCAAGTTATGGGACACACAGGCGCAGGTTGGTTAGAAAGACCTAGTCGTGAAGCGGAAGAACAACCAAATAAAATAATCAGCATCCTTAAATTAAAACCTGATGATGTAGTAGCAGATATTGGTGCTGGTACAGGTTATCTTAGCTTTCGGATCGCACCATTATTAACAACAGGAAAAGTGTTAGCCGTAGATATTCAGCCAGAAATGCTGGAGATTATCGAGTTTTTCAAACGAGAAAAAAATATCGCTAATGTTGAACCGATTCTAGCAACTATGACCAATCCCAACTTACCTGATGCAAGTGTCGATTTAGCGCTGATGGTCGATGCTTATCATGAGTTAGAATATCCCCAAGAAGTGATGCAAGGAATTGTCAAAGCACTAAAACCTGGTGGTAGAGTGGTGCTAGTTGAGTATCGGGGTGAAAATCCGTTTATTATGATTAAACGCTTACACAAGATGACTCAAAAGCAAGTCCGCCAAGAAATGCAAGCAGTTGGTTTAGTTTATCGGGAAACCAAAAACTTGTTACCTCAACAACATTTAATGGTGTTTGAAAAACGGGTTTAA